The proteins below are encoded in one region of Drosophila santomea strain STO CAGO 1482 chromosome 2R, Prin_Dsan_1.1, whole genome shotgun sequence:
- the LOC120446624 gene encoding uncharacterized protein LOC120446624 yields the protein MRGMIIVPMDLEPGFRKADIHNIPALTSGMVYNFFLSGASEKSKQIPTHKNDLLTDYVQVRRHGDVCELKGLVFSATDFANTETHANVALKVVESARMIMDGQCSLCAAACTCAHIVAFTFWLLNKSTDRNLSAVVEFWGHELENLVQPEPTTATRICDLMPKDEVRMESELTSKELSASEGEAFLETILEELANCGRDSALYRQCVETTDEFEPMFVHHVLLRAAEYNVVDPPSYVAHMEAQAQTGIIETLYDATRSKYKTRLWVEVQYMRIRCSMMHMIINRKTPEDDDQIFNMMFCKGRDKNNADRVQQKEHKRFILKQTEKLENKNYIECGLILHESFPFLCAAPDGITDDHIVEIKSPKTDEDFEKYLEARESIAPKYMAQIQIQMFAANVKKALYCVLSPTFESNGALHYVWVQADPEFVSSLLTMAEEFWRDVVFPRLLNIYPQSS from the exons atgaggGGCATGATTATTGTGCCCATGGACCTGGAACCCGGCTTCCGCAAAGCAGACATACACAATATACCTGCTCTCACCAGCGGAATGGTGTACAATTTTTTCCTATCCGGCGCCTCTgagaaatcaaaacaaat ACCAACGCATAAAAATGATCTCCTGACGGATTACGTGCAAGTGCGCAGACATGGCGATGTTTGCGAACTGAAGGGACTTGTGTTTTCCGCCACCGACTTCGCCAACACGGAAACGCACGCGAATGTGGCGCTCAAGGTCGTTGAAAGTGCGCGGATGATCATGGACGGGCAATGCAGCCTGTGCGCCGCAGCAT GCACATGTGCCCACATCGTGGCCTTCACCTTTTGGCTGCTAAACAAGAGCACAGATCGAAATCTCTCGGCTGTGGTGGAGTTTTGGGGCCATGAACTGGAAAATCTGGTGCAACCGGAGCCGACAACTGCTACTCGAATATGTGATTTAATGCCCAAGGATGAGGTGCGAATGGAGAGCGAACTAACCTCGAAGGAACTGAGTGCCAGCGAGGGAGAAGCTTTTCTTGAGACCATTctggaggagctggccaaCTGTGGCAGGGATTCGGCGCTCTACCGCCAATGTGTGGAGACCACCGATGAGTTCGAGCCCATGTTTGTGCACCATGTGCTGCTCCGAGCAGCAGAGTACAACGTCGTCGATCCACCCAGCTATGTGGCACATATGGAGGCACAGGCTCAGACGGGAATTATTGAAACCCTGTATGATGCCACACGGAGTAAATACAAAACGCGACTGTGGGTGGAGGTGCAGTACATGCGCATCCGCTGCTCCATGATGCACATGATCATTAACCGCAAAACTCCCGAGGATGACGATCAAATCTTCAATATGATGTTTTGCAAAGGACGTGACAAGAACAATGCGGATCGTGTGCAACAGAAGGAACACAAGCGATTCATATTGAAACAGACCGAGAAACTGGAGAACAAGAACTACATTGAATGCGGTCTGATTCTGCACGAGAGCTTCCCCTTCCTGTGCGCTGCCCCCGATGGCATCACGGACGATCACATTGTCGAAATCAAATCGCCAAAGACTGATGAGGACTTTGAGAAGTACCTCGAGGCTCGCGAGTCCATAGCACCCAAGTACATGGCTCAAATACAAATCCAGATGTTTGCGGCAAATGTAAAAAAGGCCCTTTACTGCGTGCTGAGTCCAACGTTCGAAAGCAACGGAGCTCTGCACTACGTTTGGGTACAAGCGGATCCGGAATTCGTTAGCAGTTTGCTGACCATGGCCGAAGAGTTCTGGCGGGACGTGGTCTTTCCCCGCCTCTTGAATATCTATCCCCAGTCCAGTTAA
- the LOC120446622 gene encoding myosin light chain kinase, smooth muscle isoform X13 yields the protein MRDVTASRSGEICLQVKHPQAESRRIPATRTYTSLLVLPAIRGNSSSSSSSLAARSCISTRPEDCTALIGGHVRLSVRYEPFPGTQVIWYKACHPIVEGSNVTIRTTSQQSTLYITDISADDSGKYTVEVMNDYGVEAAAASVAVEGPPEPPSGQPSVSLGPDRVAVAWCGPPYDGGCMLTGFIIEMQTIGQDGDEDSWQLVTRVVDSLAYTVKNLQPQMQYRFRVRAENVHGRSAPGQASELVQITNRPQRTASDASDHFGRTTVSVQSGGDFKSRFEIIEELGKGRFGIVYKVQERGQPEQLLAAKVIKCIKSQDRQKVLEEISIMRSLQHPKLLQLAASFESPREIVMVMEYITGGELFERVVADDFTLTEMDCILFLRQVCDGVAYMHGQSVVHLDLKPENIMCHTRTSHQIKIIDFGLAQRLDTKAPVRVLFGTPEFIPPEIISYEPIGFKSDMWSVGVICYVLLSGLSPFMGDTDVETFSNITRADYDYDDEAFDCVSQEAKDFISQLLVHRKEERLTAQQCLESKWLSQRPDDNLSNNKICTDKLKKFIIRRKWQKTGNAIRALGRMANLSVSRRNSAIAMGVLSSPRPSISGLGMLTASAIGGGTSSQMTSLHEEEDDFSGEMPPVEKRTVLKLRDKSQCSERSDSGYSECSNCSGAQETLLLSLAKSKLEAIAKASALPTVVHDDTELSGPVTLELPTKGEAIMRSDFTNTIKMRKKSLEDSAAREKPKSKPQVKPLLCESKLKVSQLKDRFQVSPAPASPSASAIASAANKPPLAFESYKIAKVASVGRISRTEESGRSGRGTCSSIPSGSSKGKPPQVRSMPSSPLPQRSATPTRLMSQRVREAAERLAQQHTVASARRQFGNGKGTGSGTGTGTGTGTGTGNGNGNSNGNSNGNGNGNTAETNRESRARRLINRFNNETQHITS from the exons ATGCGCGACGTGACCGCATCGAGGAGCGGCGAGATCTGTCTGCAGGTGAAGCATCCCCAGGCGGAGTCCCGTCGGATACCCGCCACCCGCACCTACACCAGCCTCCTGGTACTGCCCGCCATCCGGGGCaacagctcctcctcctcctcctcgctggCGGCCAGAAGCTGCATTTCGACGCGCCCCGAGGACTGCACCGCCTTGATTGGTGGACATGTTCGGCTGAGCGTACGCTACGAGCCATTCCCGGGCACCCAGGTCATCTGGTACAAGGCG TGCCATCCCATTGTTGAGGGCTCCAATGTGACGATCCGGACGACGAGCCAACAGTCGACGCTCTACATCACGGACATCTCGGCGGACGACAGTGGCAAGTATACGGTGGAGGTGATGAACGACTACGGCGTGGAGGCGGCCGCTGCCTCGGTGGCAGTGGAAGGTCCTCCGGAACCACCAAGTGGCCAGCCCAGCGTATCCCTCGGTCCAGATCGCGTGGCCGTCGCCTGGTGTGGTCCACCCTACGACGGTGGCTGTATGCTCACAGGTTTTAT CATTGAGATGCAGACCATTGGGCAGGACGGCGATGAGGACAGCTGGCAGCTGGTGACCCGAGTGGTGGACAGCCTAGCGTACACGGTCAAGAACCTGCAGCCACAGATGCAGTATCGATTCCGAGTGCGTGCCGAGAATGTGCACGGACGCAGTGCACCCGGCCAGGCCAGCGAACTGGTACAGATAACCAATAGGCCACAGAGAACTGCATCAGATGCCAGCGATCATTTTGGACGGACGACGGTGAGCGTGCAGTCTGGTGGAGATTTCAAATCGCGTTTCGAGATCATCGAGGAGCTGGGCAAGGGGCGATTTGGCATCGTTTACAAGGTGCAGGAGCGCGGTCAGCCGGAGCAGCTGCTGGCCGCCAAGGTGATCAAGTGCATCAAGTCACAGGATCGGCAGAAGGTGCTCGAGGAGATCTCCATCATGCGCTCTCTGCAGCATCCCAAGCTCCTCCAGCTGGCTGCCTCCTTCGAAAGTCCCAGGGAGATTGTCATGGTGATGGAGTA CATCACTGGCGGCGAATTATTCGAGCGTGTGGTGGCCGATGACTTCACCTTGACCGAAATGGACTGCATCCTGTTCCTGCGACAGGTGTGCGATGGTGTGGCCTACATGCACGGCCAGAGTGTGGTGCATCTCGATCTGAAGCCGGAGAACATTATGTGCCATACCCGCACCAGCCACCAGATCAAGATCATTGACTTTGGATTGGCCCAACGACTGGATACGAAAGCACCCGTCCGCGTTCTCTTCGGAACCCCAGAGTTCATACCACCGGAGATCATTAGCTACGAGCCCATAGGTTTTAAGTCCGACATGTGGAGCGTGGGCGTCATTTGCTACGTGCT ACTCTCGGGCCTGTCACCCTTCATGGGCGATACCGATGTGGAAACCTTCTCGAATATAACCAGAGCGGACTACGACTACGACGACGAGGCCTTTGACTGCGT TTCGCAAGAGGCCAAGGACTTCATCTCGCAGTTACTGGTTCACCGCAAGGAGGAGCGCCTTACCGCCCAGCAATGCCTGGAGTCCAAGTGGCTGAGCCAGCGCCCAGACGATAATctcagcaacaacaagatcTGCACGGACAAGCTGAAGAAGTTCATCATTCGGCGCAAGTGGCAG AAAACCGGAAATGCCATCCGTGCACTTGGTCGCATGGCCAATCTGTCGGTGTCGCGAAGGAACTCTGCCATCGCCATGGGAGTGCTGAGCAGTCCAAGGCCTTCGATATCCGGTCTGGGCATGCTGACCGCCAGTGCCATCGGTGGTGGGACCAGCTCCCAGATGACATCCCTccacgaggaggaggacgactTCAGCGGTGAGATGCCGCCTGTGGAGAAGCGCACCGTTCTCAAGCTGCGGGACAAGTCGCAGTGCAGTGAACGCAGTGACTCGGGCTACAGCGAGTGCTCCAATTGCAGTGGCGCCCAGGAGACGCTGCTCCTCTCGCTGGCCAAGTCCAAGCTGGAGGCGATAGCGAAGGCGAGCGCCTTGCCCACCGTTGTGCACGACGACACGGAGCTGTCTGGCCCCGTCACCCTGGAGCTGCCCACCAAGGGCGAGGCCATCATGCGTTCCGACTTCACCAACACCATCAAGATGCGCAAGAAGTCACTGGAGGACAGCGCTGCGCGGGAGAAACCAAAGTCCAAGCCCCAGGTCAAGCCCCTCTTGTGTGAGTCCAAGCTGAAGGTGTCCCAGCTGAAGGACAGGTTCCAGGTGTcacctgctcctgcttctccaTCCGCATCCGCAATCGCATCCGCTGCTAACAAACCTCCGCTTGCCTTTGAGTCCTACAAAATAGCCAAGGTGGCGAGTGTGGGACGCATCAGTAGAA CAGAGGAGTCGGGCAGAAGCGGTAGAGGCACCTGCTCCAGCATACCCAGTGGATCCTCGAAAGGCAAGCCACCCCAGGTGCGATCCATGCCCAGCTCTCCGCTGCCCCAGCGATCCGCGACGCCGACGCGGCTGATGAGCCAACGTGTCCGCGAGGCGGCCGAGCGTCTTGCCCAACAGCACACGGTGGCCAGTGCTCGGCGGCAGTTTGGCAATGGGAAGGGCACTGGATCTGGCACTGgaactggcactggcactggcactggcactggcaatggtaatggcaacagcaatggcaacagTAATGGCAATGGTAATGGGAACACGGCGGAGACAAATCGCGAATCACGCGCGCGACGTCTCATCAACCGATTCAACAACGAAACGCAGCATATCACGTCCTAG
- the LOC120446623 gene encoding probable cytochrome P450 4aa1: MFVEKVLERTTKSELCSILILLVISLSIYTFYATLNAYLRSVLLSLRLTGPPSLPFLGNCMLVTDKDVMRRCAGKAFDLYGSLVRIWVLLFPFFAVLEPEDLQVILSSKKHTNKVFFYRLMHNFLGDGLITSSGTKWSNHRRLIQPAFHHNLLEKFIDTFVDASQSLYENLDAEAVGTEINIAKYVNNCVLGILSEAVLGVPIKKRGQDVDMMEDSPFRQGKIMMPARFTHPWLLLDGIYHWTKMANDELNQKKRLNDFTRKMIQRRRQIQNNNNGNSERKCLLDHMIEISESNPDFTEEDIVNEACTFMLAGQDSVGAAVAFTLFLLTQNPECQDRCVQELASIFEDSSRAPTMTDLHEMRYMEMCIKEALRLYPSVPLIARKLGEEVRLAKHTLPAGSNVFICPYATHRLAHIYPDPEKFQPERFSPENTENRHPYAFIPFSAGPRYCIGNRFAIMEIKTIVSRLLRSYQLLPVSGKTTIAATFRITLRASGGLWVRLKARDHPLTEH; the protein is encoded by the exons ATGTTTGTGGAAAAAGTG CTGGAGCGCACCACCAAGTCGGAGCTGTGCTcgatcctgatcctgctggTGATCAGCCTGAGCATCTACACATTCTACGCCACCCTGAACGCGTACCTGAGATCGGTGCTCCTCTCGCTGAGGCTCACGGGTCCGCCATCGCTGCCATTCCTGGGCAACTGCATGCTGGTCACGGATAAGGATG TGATGCGTCGCTGTGCCGGCAAGGCCTTTGATCTTTATGGATCTCTAGTGCGCATCTGGGTGCTCCTCTTTCCCTTTTTCGCCGTCCTGGAGCCGGAGGATCTGCAGGTGATACTCTCGTCCAAGAAGCACACCAACAAGGTCTTCTTCTACCGGCTGATGCACAATTTCTTGGGTGATGGCCTGATCACCAGCAGTGGCACCAAGTGGAGTAACCATCGACGCCTCATCCAGCCAGCCTTCCATCACAATCTGCTGGAGAAGTTCATTGACACCTTTGTGGATGCCTCGCAGTCGTTGTACGAGAACCTGGATGCCGAAGCCGTGGGCACAGAGATAAATATTGCCAAGTACGTGAACAACTGCGTACTGGGCATACTGAGTG AGGCCGTTTTGGGTGTGCCGATCAAGAAGAGGGGCCAGGATGTGGACATGATGGAGGACTCGCCGTTCCGCCAGGGCAAGATCATGATGCCAGCAAGGTTCACCCATCCCTGGCTGCTGCTGGACGGGATCTACCACTGGACCAAGATGGCCAACGATGAGCTCAACCAGAAGAAGCGCCTCAACGACTTCACCCGCAAAATGATCCAGCGACGTCGCCAAATCCAGAACAATAATAATGGGAATAGCGAGAGGAAGTGTCTGCTGGACCACATGATCGAGATATCCGAGAGCAATCCGGACTTCACGGAGGAGGATATCGTCAACGAGGCCTGTACCTTCATGCTGGCTGGCCAGGATTCGGTGGGTGCCGCCGTGGCCTTCACGCTCTTTCTGCTCACCCAGAATCCGGAGTGCCAGGATCGCTGTGTCCAGGAGCTGGCGAGCATATTCGAGGACAGTAGCAGAGCACCCACGATGACGGATCTGCACGAGATGCGTTACATGGAGATGTGCATCAAGGAGGCACTGCGTCTGTATCCCAGTGTCCCACTGATTGCCCGCAAACTGGGCGAGGAGGTTCGCCTGGCGAAACACACATTGCCCGCCGGCAGCAACGTGTTCATCTGTCCCTATGCCACCCATCGTCTTGCCCACATCTATCCCGATCCGGAGAAGTTCCAGCCGGAGCGCTTTTCGCCAGAGAACACGGAGAACCGTCATCCCTACGCCTTCATACCCTTCAGCGCTGGTCCTAGATACTGCATTGGCAATCGATTCGCCATCATGGAGATCAAGACCATAGTGTCGCGCCTGCTGCGAAGCTACCAACTGCTGCCGGTATCCGGAAAGACCACCATTGCGGCCACCTTCCGGATCACACTGAGAGCCTCCGGCGGACTGTGGGTGCGTCTCAAGGCGCGCGATCATCCGTTAACCGAACATTGA
- the LOC120446625 gene encoding cytochrome c oxidase subunit 6A1, mitochondrial — protein sequence MPSFDILHMGNMPANTAGLWKRVTFLLALPAIVLCAANAFSGHKHVEREPFAKYEYLRRRTKRFPWGDGNRSLFHNAEVNALPDGYEDEVAEQD from the coding sequence ATGCCGAGCTTCGATATCTTGCACATGGGCAACATGCCCGCCAATACCGCTGGTCTGTGGAAGCGGGTGACCTTCCTGCTGGCCCTGCCCGCCATCGTCCTGTGCGCCGCCAACGCCTTCTCCGGACACAAGCACGTGGAGCGGGAGCCGTTCGCCAAGTACGAGTACCTGAGGCGTCGGACCAAGCGATTCCCATGGGGCGATGGCAATCGCAGTCTGTTCCACAACGCCGAGGTGAATGCTCTGCCCGATGGCTACGAGGATGAGGTGGCTGAGCAGGATTAG